AGATGTCTGACACTTTTCTCTTTTCATCATTAAATCGTTTCTGCTGTTTTTTCTTGCTGTCGGAATTGAAATAAATGATATAGTTTTCAGGCATTTTAATCATAAAACCGGAATAAAGCTTTTGATTTTTCACCTTTAATAAATCATTAACCTGTATCAGGGATGCACCGACAACATTTCCACAAGTTACAACAGCAAAAATATATGGATTTCCAACCAACTTGATTTCACTTAAAAATCTGATTATTATATTGGGGATTCCCCAGAAATATACTGGGAAGACAATTCCGATTCTTTCGGCGTTCATCTCAGTTTCCGTATTGAATTTTGCAATATTTAAAGTCTCACATTCCTGCAATATTCCTGCAATATCCTTTGCAACCTGCAAACTGTTACCTGTCCCGCTGAAATAAAAAATGACATTTTTCATCGTATTCACCCTTTCACACTTTTACAACTATCGAACTGTTTTATACAAAAAAGCAGGCTACAAATCAATATTTGAAGCCCGTTTTCCTACTTTTCTATAAAATCAAACGCATTCTTTATATCAATGAGCAGTTCTTTGTTCACATGAGCCACCAGATATTTGCCGTTCTTTTTTGTTTCGATCAGCCCGGCATTGTTCAGTTCTTTTAAATGATGAGAAATCGTCGGCGCGCCAATGCCCAGTTTCTGCATAATCAAAGAGATTGTGCAATCACAGCGCGTCTCGAAATTTTTCTCATCACTTTTCAAGATGCTGAGAAAAATTTCAAGCCTGTTTTCGTTTGACAGCGCTTTATATACTTTTGTCAATTGATGAGTGGTCATAGTAATCCTCACTTTGACAGTTATCGAATTGTGGTTATTTTATCATGTCGTCCAACTGATGTCAATGGCACTTATAAAAACATAGTTACAGCAATAATTCTCCTGTTGCAAACAACCCCGGTTACACTTAACAGAGTATTAATATTGACGTCTAGATTTGGCAAGTCTGGTCAAAAAGATATTAAGTGCAATCACATATGTCTATAACCTTACCAGCAGACAATGCTGATACATTCTGAAACTTTGTTTTATATAGCAAAAAACCCCTTTTTCAAGGGGTTTTCTGCCCTCTGAGATTGCCCCAAAGGTGTCTTAATTTGGTGCCGGTGACCGGGGTCGAACCGGTACGGTGTCGCCACCACTGGATTTTGAGTCCAGCACGTCTGCCAATTCCATCACACCGGCATATCAGACTGCTATAATTATTAACAGTCTGAAGCTTTAATATTATAAAACAAAAGAAAAGTTTTTGCAAGTATCAGTTGCAATTTATTTTTTGATTAGCTTTCGTAATGACTCCTGCTATATCTTTAGCGATTTCGTTAATCTCGTCAAAATCCTTGCCCTCGACCATTACACGGATAAGCGGTTCTGTGCCCGATGCCCTAACTATTAATCTGCCCTTTCCCTCGAGCTCAGCATTGTATTTATCGATCAGGTTCAGCAATTCCTCGTCATCAGTATGCGCTTCTTTGTAACTGCGCGTAACATTCACGTTGATGAGAACCTGGGGATATTTCTCCATGATTCCGCCAAGAGCAGACGCTTTCACCTTGTCTTTATAAAGGATCTGAAGCAGTTTTACCGCTGAAAGCATTCCGTCTCCCGTTGTTGCAATATCACCGAAAATAATATGACCTGACTGTTCGCCGCCTATGGAATAACCGTTTTTCAGCATTTCCTCAAGCACGTATTTATCGCCGACTTTCGTCATGCTCGTATTTATTTCATGATTGCTCATGCACTCAAAAAATCCGAGGTTTGACATAGTTGTAACAACGGCGGTATTGTTCTTAAGCATATTCTCCTGTTTAAGCTTTGTTGCAAAAATCGCAATAAGCTTGTCGCCATCGATCAGTATGCCGTTTTCATCAACAGCCAGCATACGGTCGCCGTCACCGTCGAACGCAATGCCAACTTTGGCGTGGAGGCGTGTAACAGTCTTTGAAAGTTCTTCTATATGAGTAGAGCCGCATTTCTCATTTATATTGATGCCGTTAGGTTCAGCATTTATTACTGTGGCGTTAACGCCGAACATATGTATAAAGCGAGGAATAATAGCTGATGTCGCACCGTTTGCGCAGTCAAAAACTACACGGAAATCTTCAAACGTTGTGTCCGTATTGTCAAATAAAAACCTGACATAATCATCAATCGCACGCTCAGGCTTTATAATTCTGCCGATTTCCTCACTTGACGCCATTTTTTCCTTATCCGACTCGCCTTTTACAATTTCCTCGATCTCATCTTCAAGCTCATCGCGCAGCTTAAAGCCCTGACCGTTGAATATTTTTATTCCGTTATGCTCAAAAGAATTGTGTGAAGCAGATATTACAACGCCAGCGTCAGCGCCGTATTTACGTGTAAGGTAAGCAACCGCCGGCGTAGGAATGACACCGCATGAGATAACGTCTCCTCCAACAGAGCAAATGCCTGCCGTCATTGCAGCCTCAAGCATGTCAGAAGAAATGCGTGTATCTTTGCCTATCATAATTTTAGGTTTATGTTTAGTATCCTCAGTCAGTACAACCGCGGCTGCCTGCCCCAGTTTATAAGCAAGTTCACAAGTAAGTTCTTTATTTGCGATGCCGCGGACGCCGTCTGTTCCGAATAATCTTGCCATTGCAATTCTCCCCTAACAAAATATTTATTATTCAAAAGTCTGCTGAGACATGAGTGAAGTCAGCCCCAAATGGTCATAAGCTTTTTTAGTTGCGCATCTGCCCCTCGGGGTTCGATTTAAAAATCCGATCTGAAGCAAATAAGGCTCATACACATCCTCAAGCGTAACCGATTCTTCGCCAATCGTTGCGGCAAGCGTTTCAAGTCCGACAGGACCGCCGCCGAAATTTACGATAATGGAGTTTAACATACGTCTGTCTATGCTGTCAAGTCCAAGCTTGTCGATTTCTAGGCGTTTTAGCGCACTGTCGGCTATTTCTTTCGATATAATACCGTTTCCCTCAACTTCTGCGAAATCTCGAACACGCTTTAACAGGCGGTTTGCGATACGCGGAGTGCCTCGTGAACGAGCGGCAATCTCAAAAGCTCCGTCATCTTCGATAGTAATGTTCAGAATATTTGCACTGCGGCGCACTATCCTTGCAAGTTCATCCGGCGAGTAAAGCTCAAGCCGCAGTATAACGCCGAAACGGTCGCGAAGCGGAGCCGCAATTTGTCCCGCTCTTGTAGTAGCTCCGATTAATGTAAACTTTTTTAAATCAATCCTGATGCTTCGCGCGGATGGGCCTTTTCCCACAATAATGTCTAAGGCATAATCCTCAAGCGCGGGATATAGGATTTCTTC
The window above is part of the Bacillota bacterium genome. Proteins encoded here:
- a CDS encoding EFR1 family ferrodoxin (N-terminal region resembles flavodoxins. C-terminal ferrodoxin region binds two 4Fe-4S clusters.), giving the protein MKNVIFYFSGTGNSLQVAKDIAGILQECETLNIAKFNTETEMNAERIGIVFPVYFWGIPNIIIRFLSEIKLVGNPYIFAVVTCGNVVGASLIQVNDLLKVKNQKLYSGFMIKMPENYIIYFNSDSKKKQQKRFNDEKRKVSDI
- a CDS encoding metalloregulator ArsR/SmtB family transcription factor, whose translation is MTTHQLTKVYKALSNENRLEIFLSILKSDEKNFETRCDCTISLIMQKLGIGAPTISHHLKELNNAGLIETKKNGKYLVAHVNKELLIDIKNAFDFIEK
- the glmM gene encoding phosphoglucosamine mutase; this translates as MARLFGTDGVRGIANKELTCELAYKLGQAAAVVLTEDTKHKPKIMIGKDTRISSDMLEAAMTAGICSVGGDVISCGVIPTPAVAYLTRKYGADAGVVISASHNSFEHNGIKIFNGQGFKLRDELEDEIEEIVKGESDKEKMASSEEIGRIIKPERAIDDYVRFLFDNTDTTFEDFRVVFDCANGATSAIIPRFIHMFGVNATVINAEPNGININEKCGSTHIEELSKTVTRLHAKVGIAFDGDGDRMLAVDENGILIDGDKLIAIFATKLKQENMLKNNTAVVTTMSNLGFFECMSNHEINTSMTKVGDKYVLEEMLKNGYSIGGEQSGHIIFGDIATTGDGMLSAVKLLQILYKDKVKASALGGIMEKYPQVLINVNVTRSYKEAHTDDEELLNLIDKYNAELEGKGRLIVRASGTEPLIRVMVEGKDFDEINEIAKDIAGVITKANQKINCN
- the ruvB gene encoding Holliday junction branch migration DNA helicase RuvB, whose translation is MEFDLDNRIVSSGLSGEDSDIETTLRPKRIDEYIGQEKAKDNLSIFIEAARRRSEALDHVLLYGPPGLGKTTLAGIIANEMNVNIRITSGPAIEKPGDLAALLTNLSDNDILFIDEIHRLSRSVEEILYPALEDYALDIIVGKGPSARSIRIDLKKFTLIGATTRAGQIAAPLRDRFGVILRLELYSPDELARIVRRSANILNITIEDDGAFEIAARSRGTPRIANRLLKRVRDFAEVEGNGIISKEIADSALKRLEIDKLGLDSIDRRMLNSIIVNFGGGPVGLETLAATIGEESVTLEDVYEPYLLQIGFLNRTPRGRCATKKAYDHLGLTSLMSQQTFE